Proteins from a single region of Belliella baltica DSM 15883:
- a CDS encoding TatD family hydrolase gives MNLFDLHTHQNTSSFSIYNQSTNDQKAIAWYSLGLHPWYLKDSWVQDLEKMKVFSQDKNLMAIGECGFDLLKGSDLNLQLSAFTAQIHWAKELGLPIIMHQVKGLHLLQQILKNDSALPAIIWHAYNQKPTIGASLLNFPIYFSFGKDILKPASNAQEFLKKCPLERIFFETDDSELKIEQVFSQASLLLQLPVETLAKQVIDNWNKISKRKIDE, from the coding sequence ATGAATTTATTTGACCTACATACCCATCAAAATACGTCTAGCTTTTCAATTTACAATCAAAGTACAAATGATCAAAAAGCAATTGCATGGTATTCTTTGGGCCTTCATCCTTGGTACTTGAAGGATTCTTGGGTGCAAGATTTAGAAAAAATGAAGGTTTTTTCTCAAGATAAAAATCTGATGGCAATAGGAGAGTGTGGCTTTGATTTGCTCAAAGGTTCCGATCTCAACCTCCAACTATCAGCATTTACAGCTCAAATTCATTGGGCTAAGGAATTAGGCTTGCCCATTATCATGCATCAGGTCAAAGGGCTTCACCTCCTCCAACAAATCCTCAAAAATGATTCAGCTCTTCCAGCTATCATTTGGCATGCTTACAATCAAAAACCAACTATTGGAGCATCTTTATTGAACTTTCCTATCTATTTTTCTTTTGGAAAAGATATCTTGAAACCTGCTTCAAATGCGCAAGAATTTTTGAAAAAATGCCCTTTGGAACGGATTTTTTTTGAAACTGATGATTCTGAACTTAAAATTGAACAAGTTTTTTCTCAAGCTTCCTTACTTTTGCAGCTTCCTGTAGAGACATTGGCAAAGCAGGTGATTGACAATTGGAATAAAATATCAAAAAGAAAAATTGATGAATGA
- a CDS encoding transposase yields MNKQTRRKFSPEFKAKVALEAIKNQFTLAELSKKFDVSPVIISKWKGEFLDNMSAVFEKDHSKKKEEGPALEQLYAQIGELKVENDFLKKSCKKLGI; encoded by the coding sequence ATGAACAAGCAAACAAGACGAAAGTTTTCTCCTGAGTTCAAGGCAAAAGTGGCCCTTGAAGCAATCAAGAATCAGTTTACATTGGCTGAATTGTCCAAGAAGTTCGATGTTAGCCCTGTGATTATCTCCAAGTGGAAGGGTGAGTTTTTGGATAATATGTCAGCTGTATTTGAAAAGGATCATTCAAAGAAAAAGGAAGAAGGCCCTGCCCTTGAGCAGCTCTATGCCCAGATCGGAGAGCTAAAAGTAGAGAATGACTTTTTAAAAAAAAGCTGCAAGAAACTGGGGATATGA
- a CDS encoding IS3 family transposase: MKDRTTLVCSDYKGLSIRKQCEVLEVPRSSLYYKPKGENEINLKLMGIMDRHLTDHPTEGVVSMVYLLTGLGFVVGPKRIRRLFRLMGRETLYRRKNLTKSGLREYIRPYLLRNLKIERPNQVWVTDITYIPMQKGFMFLTAVMDVYSRRILSWGISNSQDAKWCKQVIEEAIRENGKPEIVNSDQGSQYTSALWINYLEGLDIKVSMDGKGRALDNVYIERFWKSIKYDYIYLNPSEDGYDLLKGVKWYIEYYNQKVHHTTREKPGERYYGPTRKAA; encoded by the coding sequence ATGAAAGACCGGACGACATTGGTTTGTTCCGATTATAAGGGGCTTTCTATAAGGAAACAGTGTGAAGTATTGGAGGTTCCCCGAAGCAGTCTATATTACAAACCAAAAGGGGAAAACGAGATCAATCTGAAACTGATGGGAATCATGGACAGGCATCTTACCGATCACCCTACTGAAGGCGTTGTGTCGATGGTCTATCTGTTGACAGGACTGGGCTTCGTTGTCGGCCCAAAGCGCATCAGGAGGCTTTTCAGGCTGATGGGCAGGGAAACCCTTTACAGGAGGAAGAACCTTACCAAATCCGGTTTGCGTGAATATATCAGGCCTTATCTTCTCAGGAACTTAAAGATTGAAAGGCCCAACCAAGTGTGGGTAACCGATATCACCTACATTCCGATGCAGAAGGGGTTTATGTTCCTGACCGCAGTCATGGATGTTTACAGCAGAAGGATACTGTCATGGGGTATATCCAACAGTCAGGACGCCAAATGGTGTAAGCAGGTAATCGAAGAGGCCATCAGAGAAAATGGTAAGCCAGAGATAGTCAATTCCGATCAGGGAAGCCAGTACACATCAGCCTTATGGATCAATTACCTTGAAGGGCTGGATATCAAAGTATCAATGGACGGAAAGGGAAGGGCTTTGGACAATGTATATATTGAAAGGTTCTGGAAGTCGATCAAGTATGATTACATCTATCTGAACCCAAGCGAGGACGGTTATGACCTGCTCAAAGGTGTCAAATGGTATATTGAATATTACAACCAAAAGGTTCATCATACCACTAGGGAGAAGCCTGGGGAAAGATATTATGGGCCAACCCGAAAAGCAGCATAA
- a CDS encoding DNA cytosine methyltransferase codes for MGNIADLKEQVLVEEFFGKKFKIRFVEEDSGKAALTHYMMLHGHKEGEVYKERAVSFYRDYLENKDGEGITLHEAYEAIQYSLFDHKKSIPFPEVEIPKFKFIDLFAGIGGFRLAFQSLGGKCVFTSEWDEQAKKTYYANFGEIPFGDITKPETKNFIPDGFDVLCAGFPCQAFSIAGKRGGFEDTRGTLFYDVAEIIKRKKPKAFFLENVKGLVNHDRGRTLSTILNVLRNDLGYYVPDPKVINAKDFGVPQNRERIFIVGFRSDLGIKQFSYPEPENIPVAFEDVKEKHTVSVKYYLSTQYLKTLQEHRKRHESKGNGFGYEIIPDEGIANAVVCGGMGRERNLVYDDRLEDFTPITHIKGEVNRLGIRKMTPREWARLQGFPDEFVIPVADASAYKQFGNSVAVPAIRATANEIIKRILKNA; via the coding sequence ATGGGGAATATTGCTGATCTGAAAGAGCAAGTATTGGTAGAGGAATTTTTTGGTAAAAAGTTCAAAATTAGATTCGTTGAGGAAGACTCGGGAAAGGCGGCCTTGACTCATTATATGATGCTTCACGGGCATAAGGAAGGCGAAGTTTATAAAGAGAGAGCTGTTTCGTTTTACAGAGATTATTTAGAAAATAAAGATGGTGAAGGTATCACACTTCATGAAGCTTATGAGGCAATACAATATAGCCTATTTGACCATAAAAAATCAATACCATTTCCAGAAGTAGAAATACCCAAATTTAAATTTATTGACCTTTTTGCAGGGATAGGCGGATTCAGGTTAGCTTTCCAAAGTCTTGGTGGTAAATGTGTTTTTACGAGTGAATGGGACGAACAGGCAAAGAAAACTTACTATGCGAATTTTGGTGAGATTCCTTTTGGAGATATAACAAAGCCTGAAACTAAAAACTTTATTCCTGATGGTTTTGATGTGCTTTGTGCTGGGTTTCCTTGTCAGGCCTTTTCTATAGCTGGAAAAAGAGGTGGGTTTGAAGATACTAGAGGTACATTGTTTTATGACGTAGCAGAAATTATCAAAAGAAAAAAACCAAAAGCCTTCTTTCTAGAAAATGTAAAAGGACTCGTAAATCATGATCGAGGGAGAACCTTATCGACTATACTAAATGTCCTAAGAAATGATCTTGGGTACTATGTGCCAGATCCCAAGGTAATTAATGCCAAGGATTTTGGTGTTCCTCAGAACAGGGAGCGGATCTTTATTGTGGGTTTTAGATCAGACTTAGGCATTAAACAATTTAGCTACCCAGAACCTGAAAATATTCCAGTTGCTTTTGAAGATGTAAAAGAGAAACATACAGTTTCTGTAAAGTACTATTTATCAACCCAATACTTAAAAACATTGCAAGAGCATAGAAAGCGACATGAAAGCAAGGGAAATGGGTTTGGGTATGAAATCATCCCAGATGAAGGCATCGCTAACGCAGTGGTCTGCGGAGGCATGGGCAGGGAAAGAAACCTTGTTTACGATGATAGACTGGAAGACTTCACTCCAATAACCCATATCAAAGGTGAAGTAAATAGACTTGGAATAAGGAAAATGACGCCAAGAGAATGGGCAAGACTTCAAGGGTTTCCAGATGAATTTGTGATTCCTGTCGCGGATGCATCTGCATACAAACAGTTTGGTAATTCGGTCGCTGTGCCAGCTATCAGAGCTACGGCAAATGAAATCATTAAAAGAATATTGAAAAATGCTTAA
- the dcm gene encoding DNA (cytosine-5-)-methyltransferase: MNEYLSLAETADLVGKSKETLRRWDKEGILNAVREPVSNYRVYRKSDVQLLLGSLFDEVIDDEVSNYAEPNHEYAVLELFAGAGGLGIGMEKAGLKCVALNEIDKWACETLRRNRPHWNVMEGDIKDFDFSQYRNKVDVVTGGFPCQAFSYAGKKLGLNDARGTLFYEFARVVQEVNPAICIGENVRGLLSHEKGKTLQGMISILDEIGYRVVPVQVLKAIHYRVPQKRERLILVGIRKDIDIDFQYPKPHKKIFNLEDALKKGPLFDTDVPKSNGAKYPAYKKKVLDMIPPKGYWRDLPENLQKEYMGGSFYLGGGKTGMARRIGWDEPSLTLTCSPAQKQTERCHPEETRPFTVREYARIQTFPDDWEFAGSLAQQYKQIGNAVPVNLGQEVGFAIVKFLNAYYSIKNYSRRCGILKLIDQ, from the coding sequence ATGAATGAATATTTGTCATTAGCAGAAACAGCTGATTTGGTAGGTAAAAGCAAAGAAACATTGAGAAGATGGGACAAAGAAGGCATCCTAAATGCTGTTAGAGAGCCTGTTTCAAATTATAGGGTTTACCGAAAATCCGATGTTCAGTTACTTTTGGGGAGTTTATTTGATGAGGTTATTGATGACGAAGTCTCCAATTATGCAGAACCGAATCATGAATATGCTGTTCTCGAGCTTTTTGCTGGTGCGGGTGGATTAGGTATTGGAATGGAAAAGGCAGGCTTGAAATGTGTTGCACTTAATGAAATCGATAAGTGGGCATGTGAAACTTTGAGAAGAAATAGACCTCACTGGAATGTGATGGAAGGAGATATCAAAGACTTTGATTTTTCACAATACCGTAACAAAGTAGATGTTGTCACTGGTGGTTTTCCTTGCCAAGCTTTCAGCTATGCTGGCAAAAAACTAGGGCTTAATGATGCCAGGGGAACCTTATTCTATGAATTTGCAAGAGTAGTCCAAGAAGTTAATCCAGCCATCTGTATAGGTGAAAATGTGAGAGGCTTATTGAGCCATGAAAAAGGTAAAACCTTGCAAGGTATGATTTCCATTTTGGATGAAATTGGCTACAGAGTAGTTCCCGTTCAAGTTTTAAAGGCTATCCATTACAGGGTTCCTCAAAAAAGAGAGCGATTGATTTTGGTTGGCATTAGAAAAGACATAGATATAGATTTCCAATACCCGAAGCCACATAAAAAAATTTTCAATTTAGAAGATGCCTTGAAAAAAGGGCCATTGTTTGATACAGATGTCCCAAAATCAAACGGTGCAAAATATCCTGCATATAAAAAGAAAGTTTTGGATATGATCCCCCCTAAAGGATATTGGCGTGACCTTCCAGAAAATCTCCAAAAAGAATACATGGGAGGAAGCTTTTACTTGGGAGGAGGCAAAACTGGAATGGCAAGAAGAATTGGATGGGATGAACCATCACTGACCTTAACTTGTAGCCCAGCACAAAAACAAACTGAGCGTTGTCATCCAGAAGAAACCAGACCTTTTACGGTTCGAGAATATGCCCGAATCCAAACTTTTCCAGATGATTGGGAATTTGCTGGTTCCTTAGCTCAGCAGTACAAGCAAATTGGAAATGCTGTACCCGTGAACTTAGGTCAGGAGGTGGGTTTCGCAATCGTGAAGTTTTTGAATGCTTATTATAGCATTAAAAACTATAGTAGAAGGTGCGGAATTCTTAAGCTAATCGACCAATAA
- a CDS encoding helix-turn-helix domain-containing protein, with the protein MDIKEKFGNRLKTLRKEKGLSQEELAEKSGLNRPYISGIEQGKRNVSLEVMEKLAEALGVGIEELVRF; encoded by the coding sequence ATGGATATCAAAGAAAAATTTGGAAATAGACTCAAAACCCTCAGAAAAGAAAAAGGCCTGTCCCAAGAGGAACTGGCCGAAAAGTCCGGTCTCAATCGCCCCTATATCTCTGGAATAGAACAGGGCAAACGCAATGTATCTTTGGAAGTGATGGAGAAGTTGGCGGAGGCTTTGGGGGTGGGGATTGAGGAGTTGGTAAGGTTTTGA
- a CDS encoding Fic family protein produces MAEIDNDIIKFLQENPLSSSTDIHKGIGKSSYATVKRAIAKLLENGQLISKGQRRATRYQVSLSNQLLGYIDIETYFEKEIDEREIQEGFNFQLVKQVLAKVDIFTADEVKVLRQLQEEFQSNIAQMSPDVYNKEMERLAIDLSWKSSQIEGNTYSLLETERLLKDKETAAGKSKDDATMLLNHKEALNFILDNPDYVVPLTIARIEDIHSILVKELPVERNIRQRRVGISGTNYKPLDNEHQIREALEEMCKLINNKENIFEKSLLALVMLSYIQAFNDGNKRTARIISNAILIANQYCPISFRTIDSVEYKKAMLIFYEQNNISVFKEVFIEQFRFAVKTYF; encoded by the coding sequence ATGGCAGAAATTGACAATGACATTATTAAATTCTTACAAGAGAACCCATTAAGCTCTTCTACTGATATCCATAAAGGAATCGGTAAAAGTTCATATGCCACAGTGAAGCGGGCGATTGCTAAATTGTTGGAAAATGGACAGTTAATATCCAAAGGGCAGCGACGTGCAACCCGATATCAAGTAAGTTTATCAAATCAGCTTTTGGGGTATATTGATATAGAGACTTACTTTGAAAAAGAAATTGACGAACGCGAAATCCAAGAAGGGTTTAATTTTCAATTGGTCAAACAAGTCTTGGCAAAAGTAGACATTTTCACTGCGGATGAAGTCAAAGTTTTACGACAATTACAAGAAGAGTTTCAATCTAATATAGCTCAAATGAGTCCGGATGTGTATAATAAAGAGATGGAAAGACTTGCCATAGATTTGAGTTGGAAATCATCACAGATCGAAGGCAATACCTATTCTTTGTTAGAGACAGAGCGTCTACTAAAAGACAAAGAGACTGCTGCGGGAAAATCGAAAGATGATGCAACCATGCTCCTCAATCACAAAGAAGCATTAAACTTTATTCTTGATAATCCTGACTATGTTGTGCCTTTGACTATAGCAAGAATCGAAGATATACATAGCATCCTAGTTAAGGAACTTCCTGTCGAACGAAATATTAGACAACGCCGCGTAGGTATTTCAGGCACAAATTATAAGCCGTTAGATAATGAACATCAAATAAGGGAAGCTCTCGAAGAAATGTGCAAACTTATTAATAACAAGGAAAACATATTTGAAAAATCCCTTTTAGCGTTGGTAATGTTATCTTATATCCAAGCCTTCAATGATGGTAACAAGCGAACGGCAAGAATAATTAGTAACGCCATTCTGATTGCTAATCAATATTGTCCAATCTCGTTTAGGACAATTGATTCTGTTGAATACAAAAAAGCTATGCTGATTTTTTATGAGCAAAATAATATTAGTGTTTTCAAGGAAGTATTTATAGAGCAATTCCGGTTTGCAGTAAAAACGTATTTCTAA
- a CDS encoding DEAD/DEAH box helicase: MKVSADQPFEIVYSLFSHEYLGLLFESFVIQLDEKGRLSLAHQNISHVNASEFASGLDETDYQLIKMMDEMQQDSITKKLNTKKLKPKEYLRKIYDEKTGNKASQEMIEIKLEGLRSRILEKMKGKRLFEMANDGNPIWREIFIMEEPASVLFHFRRNEENTHYFPTIKYQGERLEWQYRNAYLICNQPAWLVVDNHLYHFAKGEDGKKLMPFLNKKFIVIPKKVEQQYYQKFVTQLVASFDVYAKGFDIKVERSQPEPVLSLSDLPGAPKADLFGNKSSDLEEEKIVFDLKFQYGNYAFRSEESASNNIELEQEGDNYTFHKVIRDVVKEKSYGDYLKNLGLPVKSSRFALEKSKAFGWINTHKESLEEMGIKIQQSATFKGKRYFIGHAQISVEVNENIDWFDVNALIKFGTYKIPFAKIRKLLLQGKSEFELPNGEIAVIPDSWFVNYSEIFAFLEDNENAEEKTLMLKKHHIALAQELQNNNLVQLTMSRKLEKLRDFSQIEDYELPETFKGTLRPYQKAGYNWLRFLNEYRFGGCLADDMGLGKTVQTLALLAHEKKVSEGATSLLVMPTSLIYNWELEAKKFTPGLKILTYTGTQRIKDNTRFANYDLVLTSYGIIRLDLDLLKNFYFNYIILDESQAIKNPGSIIAKSVGELNCRHKLILTGTPVENGTMDLWSQMNFINSGLLGNQSMFKKQFLQPIEKKNDMDKAAKLHAMIKPFIMRRLKTQVATDLPEKVINVKYSSMTEDQERAYEEVKSYYREKIVSELSSPGAKNQQFTLLRGLTQLRQIANHPKLTNKEYEGDSGKLDDVIHMLKSTASEGHKVLVFSQFVRHLAIVKAYLDEHQIKYAYLDGSTKDRQAQVTSFQGDDSVKIFLISLKAGGVGLNLTKAEYVFLLDPWWNPAVEAQAIDRAHRIGQENKVMIYKFITRNTVEEKIMALQERKMALAGELISTEESFMKSLSKDDIEALLE, translated from the coding sequence ATGAAAGTTTCAGCTGACCAGCCATTTGAAATTGTTTATTCTCTTTTTAGCCATGAATATTTAGGATTACTTTTTGAGTCCTTTGTAATTCAGTTGGACGAAAAAGGCAGATTGTCCTTAGCTCATCAGAATATTTCGCATGTCAATGCTTCTGAATTTGCATCAGGATTGGACGAAACAGACTATCAGTTGATCAAAATGATGGATGAAATGCAGCAGGATTCCATCACCAAAAAGCTCAATACCAAGAAGTTGAAGCCAAAAGAATATCTTCGTAAAATTTACGATGAAAAGACAGGGAACAAGGCTTCACAGGAAATGATTGAGATCAAGCTGGAAGGTTTGAGATCAAGAATCCTTGAGAAAATGAAGGGTAAGCGACTTTTTGAAATGGCCAATGATGGAAATCCTATTTGGAGGGAAATTTTCATCATGGAGGAGCCTGCTTCTGTACTTTTTCACTTTAGAAGAAATGAGGAGAACACCCATTACTTTCCCACAATCAAATATCAAGGAGAAAGGCTTGAGTGGCAGTATCGGAATGCCTATCTAATCTGTAATCAGCCAGCTTGGCTTGTAGTAGATAATCATCTTTATCATTTTGCAAAAGGTGAAGATGGTAAGAAGTTGATGCCTTTTTTGAACAAAAAATTTATTGTAATCCCCAAAAAAGTAGAGCAGCAATACTATCAGAAGTTTGTCACCCAACTCGTGGCGTCTTTTGATGTCTATGCGAAGGGCTTTGATATCAAGGTGGAGCGGAGTCAACCTGAACCTGTATTGAGTTTAAGTGACCTGCCGGGCGCACCAAAAGCAGATTTATTTGGAAACAAATCCTCAGACCTTGAAGAAGAAAAAATTGTCTTTGATCTCAAGTTCCAATATGGCAATTATGCCTTTCGCTCAGAGGAGAGTGCTTCTAATAATATTGAATTGGAGCAAGAAGGAGACAATTATACTTTCCACAAGGTCATCCGTGATGTAGTGAAGGAGAAATCTTACGGAGATTATCTGAAAAACTTAGGTCTTCCCGTGAAATCTTCTCGCTTCGCTTTGGAGAAATCAAAAGCATTTGGCTGGATCAATACCCATAAAGAAAGCCTTGAAGAAATGGGGATCAAAATCCAACAATCTGCCACATTTAAGGGCAAGCGTTATTTCATTGGTCATGCACAGATTTCTGTTGAAGTCAATGAAAATATAGATTGGTTTGATGTGAATGCTTTGATAAAATTTGGGACCTACAAAATTCCTTTTGCCAAAATTAGAAAGCTTTTGTTGCAAGGAAAATCTGAGTTTGAGTTACCCAATGGAGAGATTGCGGTAATCCCTGATTCTTGGTTTGTGAATTATTCGGAGATTTTTGCATTCCTTGAAGACAATGAAAATGCGGAGGAAAAAACCTTGATGTTGAAAAAGCATCATATTGCCTTAGCACAGGAGCTTCAAAACAACAACTTGGTACAATTGACGATGAGTAGGAAGTTGGAAAAACTGCGTGATTTTTCTCAAATTGAGGATTATGAGCTACCAGAAACTTTCAAGGGAACCCTCAGACCTTATCAAAAAGCTGGATACAATTGGTTGAGATTTCTCAACGAATATAGATTTGGTGGCTGCCTGGCAGATGACATGGGTTTGGGAAAAACTGTTCAGACCTTAGCGCTTTTAGCCCATGAAAAGAAAGTCTCAGAAGGAGCTACTTCTCTTTTGGTGATGCCTACATCTTTGATTTACAACTGGGAATTGGAAGCTAAGAAATTTACCCCTGGATTAAAGATATTAACATACACAGGCACTCAGCGCATCAAGGACAACACCCGATTTGCGAATTATGATTTGGTTTTGACTTCTTATGGGATTATCAGATTGGACTTGGACTTATTGAAGAACTTTTACTTCAACTATATCATCCTAGATGAATCTCAAGCAATCAAAAATCCGGGAAGTATCATTGCAAAATCAGTTGGAGAGTTGAATTGTAGACATAAGTTGATTCTTACAGGTACGCCTGTAGAGAATGGCACGATGGATCTTTGGTCGCAGATGAACTTCATCAATTCAGGGCTTTTGGGCAACCAAAGTATGTTTAAAAAGCAATTTTTGCAGCCCATTGAGAAGAAGAATGATATGGATAAGGCCGCCAAGCTCCATGCGATGATCAAGCCTTTTATCATGCGAAGGTTGAAAACTCAGGTGGCCACAGACTTACCAGAGAAAGTAATCAATGTCAAATACTCTTCCATGACTGAAGATCAGGAGAGAGCTTACGAGGAAGTGAAAAGTTACTACCGAGAGAAGATTGTTTCTGAGCTTTCCAGTCCCGGTGCGAAAAATCAGCAGTTTACTTTACTTAGGGGTTTGACACAATTAAGACAGATTGCCAATCACCCTAAATTGACCAACAAGGAATATGAAGGCGATTCAGGAAAGCTTGATGATGTGATTCATATGCTCAAATCCACGGCGAGTGAGGGGCACAAGGTTTTGGTTTTTAGCCAATTTGTGAGGCATTTGGCTATTGTGAAGGCTTATTTGGACGAGCATCAGATCAAATATGCGTATCTCGATGGCTCTACGAAAGACAGGCAAGCACAAGTCACTTCTTTCCAAGGAGATGATTCTGTTAAGATATTTTTGATTTCCCTGAAGGCGGGAGGTGTCGGTTTGAACTTGACCAAGGCGGAGTATGTATTCCTTCTCGATCCATGGTGGAATCCTGCTGTGGAGGCACAAGCCATCGATAGGGCACATAGAATCGGACAAGAAAATAAGGTGATGATTTATAAATTTATCACAAGAAATACGGTAGAAGAAAAAATCATGGCTTTGCAGGAACGTAAGATGGCACTTGCTGGAGAACTGATTAGCACTGAAGAAAGCTTTATGAAAAGCTTGAGTAAGGATGATATTGAGGCTTTGTTGGAGTAA
- a CDS encoding NADPH:quinone oxidoreductase family protein → MRAILCQQHGLPDSLIYTDIPEPVLGKGEVLIQVAACAVNFPDVLIIQDKYQFKPELPFSPGGEVSGIVEQVSPEVKNLKVGQRVLALCGWGGFAEKVKVQANRVFPIPPQMDFITAASTLYTFGTAYHALKDRAEIKHGETLLVLGASGGVGLAAVALGKVMGAKVIAAASTTEKLEICKEHGAEQVINYETENLKERIKELTKDKGVDVILDVVGGKYAEPALRGMAWKGRYLVVGFAAGEIPKLPFNLTLLKGCSVMGVFWGRFSSEEPQKNQQNILELVNMIQKGQISQHIHQTYSLQDAPQALQDMLDRKVIGKAIVEIGE, encoded by the coding sequence ATGAGAGCTATACTTTGTCAACAACACGGATTACCTGACTCCCTGATTTATACGGATATTCCCGAGCCAGTTTTGGGCAAAGGAGAGGTGCTGATTCAAGTGGCTGCCTGTGCGGTCAACTTCCCCGATGTCTTAATCATTCAGGATAAATATCAGTTCAAGCCAGAACTTCCCTTTTCCCCTGGTGGAGAAGTATCGGGAATTGTAGAGCAAGTCAGTCCTGAAGTCAAAAACCTCAAAGTAGGACAAAGGGTTTTGGCGCTTTGTGGCTGGGGAGGTTTTGCAGAAAAAGTAAAAGTGCAAGCTAACCGGGTTTTTCCCATTCCACCACAAATGGATTTTATCACTGCAGCATCTACGCTCTATACATTCGGCACTGCCTATCATGCCTTGAAAGATCGAGCAGAAATCAAACACGGAGAGACTTTGCTTGTTCTTGGTGCTTCGGGAGGCGTTGGGTTAGCTGCTGTAGCCTTGGGAAAAGTTATGGGGGCAAAAGTCATTGCCGCAGCTTCAACCACCGAAAAACTTGAAATCTGCAAGGAACACGGCGCTGAGCAAGTAATCAATTATGAAACTGAGAACCTCAAAGAGCGAATTAAAGAACTGACAAAGGACAAAGGTGTAGATGTGATTTTGGATGTAGTAGGAGGGAAATATGCCGAACCAGCACTTCGGGGCATGGCATGGAAAGGGAGATATCTTGTAGTGGGATTTGCAGCAGGCGAAATTCCAAAACTGCCATTTAACTTGACTTTACTCAAAGGTTGTTCGGTGATGGGTGTATTTTGGGGAAGGTTTTCTTCCGAAGAACCTCAAAAAAACCAGCAAAACATTCTGGAACTAGTCAACATGATTCAAAAAGGCCAAATCTCCCAGCACATTCATCAAACTTACTCTTTGCAAGATGCCCCCCAAGCCCTTCAAGACATGCTTGACAGAAAGGTAATTGGTAAGGCAATTGTAGAGATAGGGGAATAG
- a CDS encoding dipeptidase — protein MSVKKYIQDNQEKFLNELLDLLRIPSVSADPKFKGDVFAAAEFVRESLEKAGADQVELCQTAGYPIVYGEKIIDPSLPTVLVYGHYDVQPADPYELWDSPPFEPVIKKTARHPEGAIFARGSADDKGQFYMHVKAFEAMMANNDLPCNIKFMIEGEEEVGSEHLDIFVKENKEKLKADVVLVSDTHMISLENPSVTVGLRGLSYMQVEVTGPNRDLHSGTYGGAVANPINILCKMIASLQDENNHITIPGFYDKVEEYSAAYRQALNDAPFDLEAYKKELDINDVYGEAGYSTIERVGIRPTLDVNGIWGGYTGEGAKTVLPSKAYAKISMRLVPNQDHKEISKLFEAHFKSIAPDSVKVKVTPHHGGQAAVVSTDTPGYRAADLAIQEAFGKKAIPTREGGSIPICSLFQQELGLDPILLGFGLDTDALHSPNEHYGVKNYYMGIETIALFFKYFKEQAGK, from the coding sequence ATGTCAGTAAAAAAATATATTCAGGACAATCAGGAAAAATTCCTTAATGAACTTTTAGATCTACTTAGAATTCCATCTGTCAGTGCAGACCCTAAATTCAAGGGAGATGTTTTTGCAGCAGCGGAATTTGTTAGAGAGAGTTTAGAAAAAGCAGGTGCTGACCAAGTAGAACTTTGTCAGACAGCAGGCTACCCGATCGTCTATGGAGAAAAGATAATTGATCCATCGCTTCCAACGGTGTTGGTATATGGTCACTATGATGTGCAGCCTGCGGATCCTTATGAATTGTGGGACTCGCCGCCATTTGAGCCAGTAATCAAAAAAACAGCTAGACATCCCGAGGGCGCTATTTTTGCTCGTGGTTCGGCAGATGACAAGGGGCAGTTTTATATGCATGTAAAAGCATTCGAAGCGATGATGGCCAACAATGACCTGCCTTGCAACATCAAATTTATGATAGAGGGCGAAGAGGAAGTTGGATCTGAGCATCTGGATATTTTTGTCAAAGAAAATAAAGAAAAATTGAAAGCAGATGTGGTATTGGTTTCTGATACACACATGATTTCCTTGGAGAATCCTTCGGTAACCGTTGGTCTTCGTGGTTTATCTTACATGCAAGTGGAGGTGACTGGTCCAAATAGAGATTTGCACTCAGGAACGTATGGAGGAGCAGTTGCCAATCCAATCAATATCCTTTGTAAGATGATCGCATCTCTTCAGGATGAAAATAATCATATTACCATTCCGGGTTTTTATGATAAAGTTGAGGAATATTCAGCTGCTTACAGACAAGCGTTGAATGATGCTCCATTTGATCTGGAAGCTTACAAAAAAGAATTGGACATCAATGATGTGTATGGAGAAGCAGGATATTCTACGATTGAGAGAGTTGGGATTCGACCGACTTTGGATGTGAATGGAATTTGGGGAGGCTACACAGGAGAAGGTGCCAAAACGGTTCTTCCTTCCAAGGCTTATGCAAAGATTTCCATGCGTTTGGTGCCCAACCAAGACCATAAGGAAATCTCAAAACTATTTGAAGCCCACTTCAAATCCATTGCTCCAGATTCTGTAAAAGTGAAAGTTACCCCGCATCATGGTGGTCAAGCAGCTGTTGTGTCAACAGACACTCCGGGTTACAGAGCGGCAGATTTAGCCATTCAGGAAGCTTTTGGCAAAAAAGCGATCCCAACCCGAGAGGGAGGTTCTATTCCAATTTGTTCACTTTTCCAACAAGAACTTGGCTTAGATCCAATTTTGCTTGGTTTTGGATTGGATACAGATGCATTGCATTCTCCAAACGAGCATTATGGAGTGAAAAATTACTACATGGGAATAGAAACAATCGCTTTGTTCTTCAAATATTTCAAAGAGCAAGCGGGTAAATAA